Proteins from a single region of Bdellovibrio bacteriovorus HD100:
- a CDS encoding BtaA family protein, which translates to MAKEYFSDLNYTLSNEDTRIEFELLPEGANRVFSIAGSGARCLPLIAKNPKNLDVIDMSVSQLYLCELRLQAMKTLSYEEYLFLMGYRGALQGGHDEGDSREELFKRLTLSAAATSYWQERMEGWKPRGFILLGRWESHFQKLGYLFRDVLQCDFSKVFAAQTLSEQIELYEKHWPKIRWNSFIRVAASEFVFNKYLYKGHFSGRADHKTEQRAPWQFIMEEFDRIFRTQLVRKNYFMQILFLGRIAYEEGLPLEAHEHIVAAVKKSKTEVRYLHGNLLEELPKHAYDFISLSDTISYLEQRDANQILQRLNTDSKAGTQMVIRSFMRAPTAIDLKGWEELGDKNVWAQNKDGTGVYQFHIFRKVGG; encoded by the coding sequence ATGGCAAAAGAATACTTCTCTGATTTGAACTACACCCTGTCCAACGAAGATACGCGCATTGAATTTGAACTGTTGCCCGAAGGCGCCAACCGCGTATTCAGCATCGCTGGATCCGGGGCTCGCTGTCTGCCGCTGATTGCGAAGAACCCGAAGAATCTGGATGTGATCGACATGTCGGTCAGTCAGTTGTATTTGTGCGAGCTGCGCCTGCAGGCGATGAAGACATTGAGCTATGAGGAATACCTGTTCCTGATGGGCTATCGCGGGGCTTTGCAAGGGGGGCATGACGAAGGCGACAGTCGTGAAGAGCTGTTCAAGCGTCTGACCTTATCTGCCGCAGCCACCAGTTACTGGCAAGAGCGCATGGAAGGTTGGAAACCGCGTGGTTTCATTCTGTTGGGCCGCTGGGAATCCCACTTCCAGAAGCTGGGTTATTTGTTCCGTGATGTCTTGCAGTGTGATTTCAGTAAGGTGTTTGCCGCACAGACTCTCTCTGAACAGATCGAGCTTTATGAAAAGCACTGGCCGAAAATCCGCTGGAACAGCTTTATACGTGTGGCGGCAAGTGAATTTGTCTTTAATAAATACCTGTACAAAGGCCATTTCAGTGGTCGCGCCGACCACAAGACCGAACAGCGCGCTCCATGGCAGTTTATCATGGAAGAGTTTGACCGTATCTTCCGCACGCAGTTGGTTCGCAAAAACTATTTCATGCAGATCCTTTTCCTGGGGCGTATTGCCTATGAAGAAGGCCTTCCCTTGGAAGCGCACGAACACATTGTTGCGGCGGTGAAAAAGTCGAAAACCGAAGTGCGCTATTTACACGGCAATCTTCTGGAAGAGCTGCCAAAGCATGCCTATGACTTTATCTCTTTGTCCGACACGATTTCTTATCTTGAACAGCGCGATGCCAATCAGATTTTGCAAAGACTGAACACAGATAGCAAAGCCGGCACCCAGATGGTGATCCGATCCTTTATGCGTGCGCCAACGGCAATTGATCTGAAGGGGTGGGAAGAGCTCGGCGACAAGAATGTCTGGGCCCAAAACAAAGATGGAACTGGCGTTTACCAGTTCCATATATTTAGAAAAGTCGGCGGTTGA
- a CDS encoding outer membrane lipoprotein-sorting protein, translating to MKTLLAISSLLFSLHALAENPAEWVKKADNIRNPAESYEMKIKVETSENTSVFQVYLKGQDKTLIVTKEPARDKGRNMLMLDRDFNAYVPNLKRSMRLSLAQKLSGQVANGDISRTRWYGDYDVTKESENTNEVQLLLKGNKDNLTYAWVRLWLKKGSFAPLRAEYLGLNGKTVLKRAAFEDYKNISGAFRPTTLKIEDTNKQISYIRILSMDKRDFSDSFFTVRNMESMK from the coding sequence ATGAAGACACTTTTGGCGATCAGCAGCTTGTTATTCTCTTTGCATGCCCTGGCGGAAAATCCTGCAGAATGGGTAAAAAAAGCGGACAATATCCGCAACCCTGCTGAATCCTATGAAATGAAAATCAAGGTTGAAACCTCTGAAAACACCTCGGTGTTCCAGGTTTATTTGAAAGGTCAGGACAAAACCCTGATCGTCACCAAAGAACCGGCCCGCGACAAGGGCCGCAATATGCTGATGCTGGACCGTGATTTCAACGCGTATGTTCCGAATCTGAAGCGTTCCATGCGATTGTCTTTGGCGCAAAAGCTGTCCGGCCAAGTCGCAAACGGGGACATCTCCCGCACCCGCTGGTATGGGGACTATGATGTGACCAAAGAAAGTGAAAATACCAACGAAGTTCAACTTCTTTTAAAGGGGAACAAAGACAATCTGACTTATGCATGGGTTCGCCTGTGGCTTAAGAAAGGCTCCTTTGCTCCCTTGCGTGCGGAATACCTGGGTCTGAATGGAAAGACCGTTTTGAAGCGCGCGGCTTTTGAAGATTACAAAAACATCTCGGGCGCCTTCCGTCCGACGACTTTGAAAATCGAAGACACCAACAAACAAATCAGCTACATCCGCATTCTTTCCATGGACAAGAGGGACTTCAGTGATTCCTTCTTCACGGTCCGCAATATGGAGAGCATGAAGTAA